A region of Photobacterium sanguinicancri DNA encodes the following proteins:
- a CDS encoding ATP-grasp domain-containing protein, producing MIKVLVTGAGGGVGQGIVKALRLIDDLDIEIFTADMSPIAAGLYGGDYSYLVPAASDPCYFDAIENICNKNNIDFYFPGTDVELLVCAHSSEEMEKKLGVKTLVSPLSVIEIADDKLKTVNFLKDNGLSYPTTWLPEEVDLESLTYPVIVKPRIGCRSIGVYVVHTAKEAKRAIESLDGPIIQEYIDGEEYTCTVAIVDSNISDVLCLKRDLRAGDTFRAYPESNLAIESYVKEIAQKIGIKGSCNFQLRLTNGVPKLFEINSRFSGTTPFCAYLGFNPVEFCLKSQLGISYKSTISYDKVVVRHWTEVVLNKTDIDSLASNREGKLSAYSVSSML from the coding sequence GTGATAAAAGTTTTAGTAACAGGTGCTGGTGGTGGCGTTGGACAAGGTATTGTCAAAGCTCTTCGCCTAATCGATGATTTAGATATTGAAATTTTTACTGCGGATATGAGTCCGATTGCTGCTGGTCTATATGGCGGTGATTATTCTTACCTTGTACCTGCTGCTTCAGACCCTTGTTATTTTGATGCTATTGAAAACATTTGCAATAAAAATAACATAGACTTCTATTTTCCTGGTACAGATGTTGAACTTCTAGTTTGTGCTCATTCATCTGAAGAGATGGAGAAGAAGCTTGGCGTTAAAACATTGGTTTCACCATTGTCTGTTATTGAAATTGCTGATGATAAATTAAAAACTGTTAATTTCTTAAAAGATAATGGGCTTAGTTACCCTACAACGTGGTTGCCTGAAGAAGTTGATCTTGAAAGCTTAACTTACCCTGTGATTGTGAAGCCTCGCATCGGGTGTCGTTCTATTGGTGTCTATGTTGTACATACTGCTAAGGAAGCTAAAAGAGCCATTGAATCATTAGATGGTCCAATTATTCAAGAGTATATTGACGGTGAAGAGTACACCTGTACGGTTGCGATTGTAGATTCTAACATTTCAGATGTGTTGTGTTTAAAGCGTGATTTACGTGCTGGCGATACTTTTAGAGCTTACCCTGAAAGTAATTTGGCTATTGAATCGTATGTAAAAGAGATAGCACAAAAAATCGGGATAAAGGGTTCTTGTAACTTTCAACTTCGGTTGACCAATGGTGTACCAAAATTATTTGAAATTAATAGTCGTTTTTCAGGTACTACGCCGTTTTGCGCATACTTGGGTTTTAACCCTGTTGAATTTTGTTTGAAAAGTCAGTTAGGGATCAGTTATAAGTCCACGATTAGTTACGATAAGGTCGTAGTTAGACATTGGACTGAAGTTGTACTAAATAAGACTGATATTGATAGCTTAGCCTCGAATAGAGAAGGTAAGCTGTCAGCTTATTCAGTATCGTCAATGTTATGA
- a CDS encoding metallophosphoesterase family protein, whose protein sequence is MTKIAVISDIHANPYSLQAAFEGIDAQNVDITIFLGDTLTYGVSVKDTIELLVSYAASRKVIFIKGNHDQIYFDAQAGREFQYKPFPTFILDSVHHTKAQLGKLGIELESIFPWVESYSIDELFFAHANPHSYGDWSYINHSDEVLSAANKLVSDGFSIGFFGHTHRSVLASVNRGYEVDFNDDQKVTLDRSQIRSCPYIVNPGSIGQPRGSAPSWILIEIAAKSVRLEKNYVKYNSSVQVASIKAANFSRETEAKLISFFDRC, encoded by the coding sequence ATGACCAAAATAGCAGTGATTTCAGACATTCATGCAAATCCTTACTCTTTACAAGCCGCTTTTGAAGGTATAGATGCACAGAATGTAGATATTACTATATTTCTTGGTGATACTTTAACCTATGGTGTTTCAGTTAAGGATACAATTGAATTACTTGTGTCTTATGCTGCAAGTAGAAAAGTGATATTTATCAAGGGCAATCATGATCAGATTTATTTTGATGCTCAAGCTGGGAGAGAATTTCAATATAAGCCTTTCCCAACGTTTATTTTAGATTCGGTGCATCATACAAAGGCGCAATTAGGAAAATTAGGCATTGAGCTAGAGAGCATATTCCCTTGGGTTGAAAGCTACTCTATTGATGAACTTTTCTTTGCACATGCGAATCCACACTCTTATGGTGATTGGTCGTATATTAATCACAGTGATGAGGTGCTAAGTGCCGCTAATAAGCTGGTCAGTGATGGATTCAGCATTGGCTTTTTTGGTCATACTCACCGTAGTGTTCTTGCTTCTGTTAATCGCGGATATGAAGTTGATTTTAATGATGATCAAAAAGTAACACTTGACCGAAGCCAGATTAGGTCTTGCCCATATATAGTTAATCCTGGTTCTATTGGGCAGCCGAGGGGCTCTGCTCCTTCATGGATATTGATTGAGATTGCAGCGAAGAGTGTCCGCCTTGAAAAGAATTATGTAAAATATAATTCAAGTGTTCAGGTTGCTTCTATAAAAGCTGCAAATTTTAGTAGAGAAACAGAAGCAAAATTAATTAGTTTTTTTGATAGGTGTTAA
- a CDS encoding sugar transferase, which translates to MKRLFDFIASLMALILLSPVIALVAYKIKRNLGSPVIFSQERPGLDGQIFKMYKFRSMRDDCDQDGKPLSDEERLTTFGIKLRSSSLDELPGLVNVLKGDMSLVGPRPLLIEYLPLYNKEQSKRHNVRPGITGWAQVNGRNAISWEDKFKLDVWYVANQSLWLDVKIIFLTLKKVFVKEGIEHSQAEALSRFKGTK; encoded by the coding sequence ATTAAGCGTCTGTTTGACTTCATAGCGTCTTTGATGGCGCTGATTTTACTGTCTCCTGTCATTGCTTTAGTAGCATATAAAATAAAAAGAAATCTAGGCTCACCTGTGATTTTTTCACAAGAAAGACCAGGGCTTGATGGCCAAATTTTCAAAATGTATAAATTTCGCTCGATGCGAGATGACTGCGATCAGGATGGAAAACCGCTTAGTGATGAGGAGCGATTGACCACATTTGGTATTAAACTTCGAAGCTCAAGTCTTGATGAGTTACCAGGCTTGGTCAATGTTCTAAAAGGTGATATGAGTTTAGTCGGGCCAAGACCTTTACTTATTGAATATTTACCTCTTTATAATAAAGAACAGTCAAAAAGGCATAATGTAAGGCCTGGTATTACTGGCTGGGCTCAGGTGAATGGTCGGAATGCGATAAGCTGGGAAGATAAGTTCAAACTTGATGTGTGGTATGTTGCAAATCAATCCTTATGGTTAGATGTGAAAATTATTTTTCTTACATTGAAAAAGGTGTTTGTAAAAGAAGGCATTGAGCACAGCCAAGCTGAAGCGTTATCTCGTTTTAAGGGTACCAAATGA
- a CDS encoding glycosyltransferase family 4 protein gives MSNKKLLIVTTVPDTLHGILAGQPKYLNDYFDVELASSNNDFADKVIKTEGRPFHVVPMVRGINPFYDIYSIFCMIRLLILVRPDVVHSYTPKAGLITMISSWLCRTPNRVHTFTGLIFPTATGFKKKLLITIDQLICFCATVVVPEGQGVKTDLLDYNVTTKSLNVIGNGNVAGVDLSYFSPSIKIGSESLSIRNQLGISSESLTFCFIGRLNKDKGVEELIDAFECLEGTAHLIVVGDLDSSQPIADSLMTRLASNQKVHMVGYQSDIRPYLDASDVLILPSYREGFPNVLLQAGAMGLPCIATNINGCNEIIDNKNGWLVEPRNSDSLLAAMSAAAHCQNYSDMSANARENVEEKFERSNYLELLLKFYKKECNHD, from the coding sequence TTGTCTAATAAAAAACTTCTTATCGTTACAACAGTGCCTGATACTTTACATGGAATTTTAGCGGGTCAACCAAAATATTTGAATGATTACTTTGATGTTGAGCTCGCGTCATCAAATAATGACTTCGCTGATAAGGTTATTAAAACAGAAGGTCGACCATTCCATGTTGTTCCAATGGTAAGAGGGATCAACCCTTTTTATGACATATATTCAATATTTTGCATGATTAGGTTGTTAATATTGGTTAGACCGGATGTGGTTCATTCATATACACCGAAAGCTGGTTTAATTACGATGATATCGTCTTGGTTGTGTCGAACACCCAATCGAGTACATACTTTTACAGGGCTGATTTTCCCTACAGCAACTGGCTTTAAAAAGAAGTTATTAATTACAATTGATCAATTGATCTGCTTTTGTGCCACTGTTGTTGTACCTGAAGGGCAGGGAGTCAAAACGGATCTGTTAGACTATAACGTGACGACGAAATCATTGAATGTTATTGGTAATGGCAACGTTGCTGGCGTTGATTTGAGTTACTTTAGTCCAAGTATCAAAATTGGAAGTGAATCTCTCTCTATTCGAAATCAGTTAGGTATTTCATCAGAAAGTTTAACTTTTTGCTTTATTGGCCGTTTAAATAAAGACAAAGGTGTTGAAGAATTAATCGATGCTTTTGAGTGTTTGGAGGGTACAGCGCATTTAATCGTTGTCGGTGATTTAGATTCTTCCCAGCCAATTGCTGATAGTTTGATGACGCGATTAGCCAGTAATCAAAAAGTACATATGGTTGGTTATCAATCTGATATTAGGCCTTATCTAGATGCTTCAGATGTACTCATTTTACCTAGTTATCGTGAAGGCTTTCCAAATGTGCTTTTACAAGCAGGGGCCATGGGGTTACCTTGTATTGCGACAAACATTAATGGTTGTAATGAGATTATAGACAACAAAAATGGGTGGTTAGTCGAGCCTCGTAACTCTGATAGCTTACTTGCTGCAATGAGCGCTGCAGCACACTGTCAAAATTATAGTGACATGAGTGCCAATGCGCGAGAAAATGTAGAGGAAAAGTTTGAAAGATCTAATTATCTCGAACTTCTCTTAAAGTTCTATAAGAAAGAGTGCAACCATGATTAA
- a CDS encoding glycosyltransferase, translating to MRILYVITCLGMGGAENQLAALADKMVDSGHDVEIISLTGETIVRPVHSSIKIHEMNVSKSPLSFIKAASRAIGIIKKFKPDVVHAHMVHANLFCRFVRLLCPIKRLVCTAHSNNEGGAARMFLYRITNFLGDYFTNVSDAAVTAFINIKAANKKQIFCVPNGIDTDKFQFSPLKRNDIRKEFGLSNEQKVIVAVGRIVREKGYDILLKAIKLALDKNEKLHLLIVGDGPLRSEMENFVASHGISQHVTFCGIRNDVSGFMSASDLFVLASRFEGFGLVAAEAMSCQLPVVATDCGGVKEVVGKHGVLVPVEDNKALALAILNSIEVSPKFETEAFRKHILDNYSLNHIVSIWLNIYEGKYIV from the coding sequence ATGCGCATACTCTATGTTATTACATGCCTTGGTATGGGAGGGGCTGAAAATCAACTTGCAGCTTTGGCCGATAAAATGGTTGACTCTGGACATGATGTTGAAATTATATCGTTAACTGGAGAAACGATTGTTAGACCTGTTCATTCTAGTATTAAAATACATGAGATGAATGTTTCTAAGTCGCCATTATCTTTTATAAAGGCTGCGAGTCGAGCTATTGGGATTATAAAAAAGTTTAAACCTGACGTTGTCCATGCTCATATGGTTCATGCAAATTTGTTCTGTCGTTTTGTTCGTTTGCTCTGTCCTATTAAGCGTCTTGTATGTACGGCGCATAGTAATAACGAAGGAGGAGCTGCTCGAATGTTCCTATATCGTATTACAAATTTCCTTGGTGATTACTTTACGAATGTAAGTGATGCTGCTGTAACGGCATTTATAAATATTAAAGCAGCAAATAAGAAGCAAATATTTTGTGTGCCTAATGGAATTGATACTGATAAATTCCAATTTAGTCCACTTAAAAGAAATGATATACGGAAAGAATTCGGCTTGAGCAATGAGCAAAAAGTGATTGTAGCTGTCGGTCGGATTGTTCGTGAAAAAGGCTATGATATTTTATTAAAAGCAATCAAGCTCGCCTTAGATAAGAATGAAAAATTGCATCTTTTGATTGTAGGAGATGGGCCGCTCAGAAGTGAGATGGAGAACTTTGTAGCATCTCATGGAATTAGTCAGCATGTCACTTTTTGTGGTATACGAAATGATGTTTCTGGGTTTATGTCTGCATCCGATCTATTTGTTTTGGCATCGCGTTTTGAAGGTTTTGGTTTAGTTGCTGCAGAAGCGATGTCTTGCCAGTTACCTGTTGTGGCAACGGATTGCGGTGGTGTTAAAGAGGTTGTTGGTAAGCATGGTGTACTCGTACCGGTTGAAGACAATAAAGCATTGGCTCTTGCTATACTTAACAGTATTGAGGTTTCTCCTAAATTTGAAACCGAAGCTTTTCGAAAGCACATATTGGATAATTATTCATTAAACCATATTGTCTCTATTTGGTTGAATATTTATGAAGGTAAATACATTGTCTAA
- a CDS encoding glycosyltransferase family 2 protein has translation MITILTPTYNRAYCLNELYQSLKLQSSLNFEWVIVDDGSTDNTFELINEWIKLDELTIRYFHQNNSGKHIALNEGVKHSNGELILIVDSDDKLVVDAVKIVETKEALLPSEYTGFSFRRAHFDGQLVGDEIKDSDDYDDYIDAHPTRAAKIFPCDLAYVFKKSAMEKHPFPRIIGEKFVPELLIWNAIADDGLVRFYKNIPIYLCEYLPDGLSFNFKSQLMKNPKGFGLFYRDQFHREEQVFFKAKNMIRYFQCLFYSIKKRL, from the coding sequence ATGATAACTATATTAACGCCTACATATAACCGTGCTTACTGTTTAAATGAGTTATATCAAAGCCTGAAGTTACAATCATCTCTTAATTTTGAGTGGGTGATTGTTGATGATGGAAGCACTGATAATACATTTGAACTAATTAATGAGTGGATAAAGTTAGATGAACTTACGATAAGGTATTTTCACCAAAATAATTCAGGTAAACATATCGCTTTGAATGAAGGAGTGAAACACTCAAATGGTGAACTTATTTTAATTGTAGATAGCGATGATAAGTTAGTTGTTGATGCCGTTAAAATAGTTGAAACGAAAGAAGCTTTATTGCCTTCAGAGTATACGGGATTTAGTTTTAGGAGAGCGCATTTTGATGGGCAATTAGTGGGCGATGAAATCAAAGATTCAGATGACTATGATGATTATATTGATGCGCATCCTACGCGGGCGGCTAAAATATTCCCTTGCGATTTAGCATATGTTTTTAAAAAATCGGCCATGGAAAAACACCCATTCCCACGGATCATTGGTGAAAAATTTGTTCCTGAGTTATTAATATGGAATGCTATTGCAGACGATGGATTGGTCCGATTTTACAAAAATATACCGATCTATTTGTGTGAGTACCTGCCTGATGGACTGAGTTTTAATTTTAAATCTCAGTTGATGAAGAACCCTAAAGGTTTCGGATTATTCTACCGAGATCAATTTCATCGTGAAGAACAAGTTTTTTTTAAAGCTAAAAACATGATTAGGTATTTTCAGTGTTTGTTTTATTCAATTAAAAAGAGACTCTAA